AAAGTGTCTTTATTATATAGTTTGCACTGGGAGAGcactggggaaaaaataatttcctgttAAGTGCACATCACTGCTGtattgttgaaagaaatcatttaaGGAATCCCAAAGggacaaatgtttaaatgttatatttgtgattaaaaaaattgcacCGTTTGACCTGTGTAActgtcataaaaacacaaatatttatctGCCTCAACACACCTAGAATGATCtggcccttttttgtttttttgttcttttaatttcaaaataagaagaaataaaataaactcaaatgTAGTACACGGATATCTACATATATTTACACGCCTCGTGTTATTATGTAGCTTATTTGtgtcagttaaaaatatttaatatacaaatcagactttaaaatacttcaataaaaaacagataagaGGTCTTAGAGGAATATCAGTTAGTTTTATGATTTAAGGTGGACACAAATAAGTCATATTTTTGAGTGAGGCGTCTACTGAGTACtttacagtaacaaaaaaaatttagtgAAAGTGCTCCATATGTGTCATGTACACTGTATGGCTCAGAAGCCACATGgatgttttaaataatctattacaacaacaacatggcCACTAAAAAATATTATCTTAGCAAcaaatctgaataaataaaacctcCCCatgactgaaatgtaaaatcttatatttttaaaagcactttgGGTATATCTTTGAGCAacaatgaaagaaatcaaagcttCACAACAATCATAAGCTAGTAAAGAGCAGtaagtgttttcatttcagtaaACATGTTATatgtaaaaacattcaaatcaaGGCTCCTCACAGAGCCCAGACGACATCACAACAATGGTAACGAGTTAAAACTGAATGAGAATCAGTGATTCAAACTCTTTGAAAAAACCTACAAACTTTTGTACATCAAAAAGTATATATAGGCAATAAAAGAGCATGTTGAACTTTAACTCGTCACCTAATTTAACATGCTGAACAGAGGACAGCTGGTGGAGTGTAGAGTCAAACCTGATTTTCTTCGCAGCCCATTATAGGTTTTAAGTTTGCTTTCAATGACAGGTCAAGTTTTAATCACTGAAATTGTAAATAGGTTCATGGGAGGTTAATTAGTCTCAAgtttaaacagtaaaatgtttgtttgttactgCAAAGGTAATTAAATGATAACTGCATCCTCTGGGACATTATGCAACAGAGAAAGTCATTacaagtttgtttatttactttggACAAACACAGTTCTCAAAATGTTCTGTAGTTTTTACAGGAGTTCTTACATTTATGTACATTATCTGTAAGTCAGGGACATATTTATTCAGTAATGATTTGATACAATTACCTGCCTCCTCTGAGTTTTCTGCCAGTAAACAGTCTTTAAACCCATCAGCGGTTGCACTATGGATGATAGATTCAGTCTGCGTTCACTAGAGGTCACTGAGGTCATTGCAATCAGGGTGGCACAACGGTGCAATTTGACTGGACTCTGATTTATGCAGTTTGTATGAAGACAGTTAAAATTTTAGTATTAGTGCAGTGTTACTGTAACATCATAATCCATAAATCTTCTCAGTAACTATGTCATTTTGTTCagcttctgtgtgtgcatgtgtttaaaaGGGAATATTAAAAGATGCTCAAACTTACTAAAAACTATCACGCAAAACAATAATtaggtgtttgttttctttatggaGCTAATTAGTGTTGTGAATAGGGTAATGCTAAATGTTGTCCTCAGCAACATATCGAAACTATCTCTAGAGATCGATGAGGAAAATATATCTTCGACTGTACACATGCAGTCATCTCTCTTACTGTTGTTGGCTGCAGCATCAGAGAGAACTGCTGCTAAACGATCAAGGAAGAAGAACCgcatttacagatttttaacacATGTACATGCTTAGACTTAATGTGAATGTGTTATGTGGTGCtatgtttaaatgtgatttGTAGCCTTTTCCATATCTTTGTACAATTTGTTATGATTTCCCTTTTCTTTAGACTGAAGATCTTATAGGCAGAGGCTGTCCTCCAACTGTGGAGTTCAACTATGTCTTTTCTCAGGACTGTTTTAAACGACTCTGTCATCATTCATCCTCCAGGCTTTTATATTGTCGGATTTCAGATATATCCCTTCATCAGCATCTACTTCATCTTTCTAGCATTTGTTTATGCAGTTACAGTGATGTTCAACAGTTTGGTTATCTATGTTATTGCCTTTAATCACAGTTTACACACTCCAAAATTTCTGGCTGTGGTCAACCTCGCAGTAATTGATGTAGTCCTAAGTTCATGCATCATTCCCAGCATGATTAAGATATTCCTCGTTAAGGACAATTTTATTCCATTCAACTTGTGTTTGGGGCAAATGTTTTTCTACTATGCCTTTGTAACTCTGGAGTCATTAGCACTCGCTATACTTGCTTATGACCGGTTAATTGCAATATGTTTCCCTTTGCGTCAGAACTTAATCAACACACCGCGGAGCATGTCTTGCATTGTTGGTGTGACTTGGTCTTTTGCTCTGGGAATAACAATATTTTCAACAAGTATAATGACTCGACTGTCATTTTGCAATTCTGTCATTGTGTTCAGCTATTTCTGTGACTATGCACCTACATTTAGACTGGCCTGTAATGACAACACAATGCAGTGGGCTACGGCctcttttttcactgttttggtCCTAGTAGGACCCTTTGCCTTTATTCTTATGTCTTATTTCAGCATCCTGGTCACCGTGCTCAGAATGAAATCTTTAGACAGTCGGGTAAAGGCTTTGGCCACTTGTGTTGAGCATATCATCCTTGTTGCTGTATTTTACATTCCTCTCATTACCATTTTTACCATTGGGTTTTATCTGCGAGTCATTGAGGCAAACCAGCGTGTGCTGAGCCTGTCGCTGGCCTCTTGCATCCCACCCTGTGTCAATCCTATTGTTTATTCTTTGAAGACTAAAGAGATCAAAATCAGAGCCCTGACACTggtaagaaaaaatacattttgcaagCAACAAACTGACCCTTTGAAGgttaataaaacacaacagtaacTTAGGGCCAATATATTTGTGCGGTGAGCAAAGAGCTGAACATGCTACAGCACTGCATATGTGATTTTATTATAGTTGCATTATGTGAAATATGTTTATACACACTCCTCTTTTTGGCTGTAGTCAATTGATCACTCAGGGCCTTAAACTTAATAAAAGTATAATTGGACACTTTGACTTAATCACCTTTATTTAACATCTACTGTAGCTGTatttcataaatgttgaaaaaaatgttttaaaaatgtccctttCCCCTCTAAACATAGCCTATAACTTTTTAGACATTGAATATCCTTATTATTCTATGTCTGCACGTGTTTTAATACATGATATATTTTGTGAACTTTCTAAGATGAAGCtgtgaaaaaagtgacattgcAAAAAGATATGATTGTCACTATTTATTCTCAAAACTTAATTTTGAAGCTAATGCAACAGCTCAGTAATGTCGTTTGACTCATGAAAAGtgaatgtgtttatatataCCAACATTGTAGTTTTAAACTTCAGTAAATTATCTTAAacctttctgttttcttaagtgCTTTTGAATTGTTTTGGAACAGAAATGCCTGactataaaatgctttacaaGTATCCATGACCTCATTTGAagattttctgcattaaatGTGTGAACTTTACATCCCTGTGtgctttatatttgtttaaagaATAGTTTAGAATTGTCACATTTAAGTTGCTTTGCCGCATTAATTTTAGCTCTGGTGTTTGGGGAATCCAGTGAATCTAATGTGTGCCTTTATTGAATTGGCATGTTAAACCTGGGCTATCTGGGTTGATTTCCTTCAGCATCATGGAAAGAGGCAATAAGCagcttcagaagaaatgacccaaaataagtacaagaaaattataaaaaaggaaagtataaaaaacaaaaaaaagacaattattaaaatagttttcataaaatgtttccctagcttttttaaaaaaaataattttctaaatctactaattttgctttgaaggtttaaatacttgtgaaaggcttctgaatacagcacaagaaaagtgatgtcgaactaggtttcaaagggttaataacattttgtttaaaagagGCTAGGGCTATTAACACTATGCCATGAAGGAGTGCATGACTGAACATCATGAATAGCACACATTTAAGATCCAGATTCAGACATTCAAAGACTGCTCATGAGATAAAAATGAGGCTTTGAGTTTCTCCTTATTCTTTTCTTTCCATATCTGGCAGTCTTAACGTCAATATTTGAATACAAAGTACAGTTCAAGTTGAAAATTGAAAGCAATTCTGCTTTTCAGaccaataaaagcagaaaattggGGGACTCATTTGATTTTAGGAGGgcaaattcaatttcaattttaaaaaaagaccatgCTGATGAAGGTGAGATTCACTCACTGGTACTCAATACCCTTTAAAGGTATTAACCAAAATAACCTGGTACCAATTAGTATCGAAATGTCTCCAGTCAAACAATTAACAGCTTTCAATCCTAAAACGAAGTCTTATCCCAGACCATCTCGACAGAGCCACTCTTCCCCTGGCGAACGGTCAGTTCAACATCTGATCAGTTACACATGCTAACACAGTAGCAGTGGCTGACACCCAACATCTAAGATTAACGGTCCCAACAAACCGACCACCAAAACTCACCACCAAATCAAAATAGCTTGACTATATTGTTAAACAAATTAACAGCccttagctaacattagccatgtgatgctaaaAGTTAGCCCCGTCATTGTGTGAGGACTCTCCCAACTTTCCGCAGCTCAGAGttacactcctgcagcagcagctacaactcATATCAACTATCAACTCATGTAGTGAAGTGGAGCGCAACCGGTGTATTTGATCGAGCAGGCAGTTTGCcaagatgccaccaaaatgtgcaaaagtacAACTAAAGCACACGCCACACCATTCACATTAGTGGTATCAGATGAAGTGGGCAACTATTGGTATCAACATCACTTTAAGCCTACTGGTGTTCAGtatcacagttttttaaaataatacccAGCCCTATTTACAACTGTCCTTGGCTCTCTTgcacacaatataaaacacttaAACTAAATGCTCACAGTTGCAGGCCACCGTAAACctgttgcatttacagtttatatccacGTGTGTGAAAAGATGGAGGTTTCAAATCtttcccccagcagcacagaagatccatgcatcagcacagttttaagttCGGCACccaagatcagtgtcaccaattcagtatctgactaaatgtctACCCTtgtgttcctgagttatgacattgagtaatgaccagaaaagtgtttttgtagaacatCATGATGTAgaagtgaagttgacctttcaCCTTGTCGATACAAAATGTCACTTCATCATTAGTAGACATCTGTGTAAAATTGTGTCATAACTAGCTAATTAATGCTTGAGTtttggctaaaaacatgttttgtaaggtcacagtgaccttgacctttgaccaccaaattctaataagttCATACTTAAAGCCAGGAGAACATCTGTggcaaatttgagaaaactccctcaaggccttcttgagtcCTTGTGTCCACAAGAATATGATtgacgcaaggtcacagtgaccttgttgtctgttgttgtttgttaaagACAAGGTCATTAACATTCTCTGGTGACGGCTACACAAACTGCActcattacaaacatttttgttttggcttccCATGGCCTGTTTAACATTAAATGCATCTTCAAGGAACACTATGCAATAGAATTGTATTGCATCCATCGATCTGGTGTACAAGTACATTTATATACATCTAAATAAGCAAAATGCCCCCTATGAGTTTCATGTGTCCAAATTAACGAGTGATATCTGTGGatggttttgatttatttttctactcACCACTGAGTGGCGCTAAAGGAGGACTACAGAATGATAATATGATGAGTGCCTGCCCTCTAGTGGGTTTATGTGTACAGTGCAAAGCTGTACCATGCATGACACTCAGGTATTAATCTGTGACAGCATCACATGGTCTACTATTGTTGCTCCATAAACTGCATTAggttatttcttgtttcttgtgctcagttcAAGAGTACATTCTTTCTTGTACATGTCATCTCATTTgccatgttttcatttctgtaGATCTGCATGTTTGTATCATTTATAGCACTTATCCCTAAAGTTTCTTTGAcctcacaatttaaaaacatcaacctCATGCTGAGAGGAGATAATGGATCAAACTGGATTCTCTGATTTTAGTCTTGGGAGTTAAATCACATCCTCCATCTATGGATGTAGATTTTTCGGGACACATGGGAAACGTCCCTGTCAATATTAAGAACATGTGCATTGCCCCCTCCCCCATCCCCCCCGAAAAACTGAAAGTAGcattggacttttattttgaccaaagtAAAGACACCTGCACCATAATTTgatgcacaaaatgcacaaattggttgataaaaaacaccagaattcaggagattaagtgtttgatgcccAGATTTTCTAGCTGAAGCTCCCCAAAACCTCCGTTTCATATGTGTCCTCCCCAATGTTGGCATTAACTAAATCCTTTATATAAGTAAATCTCTCACATTCTCATTCACCCTACTGTTGAAACCATCATATGCCCTAAAACCTTTGAGATTTCACTGGTGTGTGATCACCTTTTGTTGAAAGGCAGAAATGAAATTGTAAATAAGACGGGAGAAAATGTTAGTTCTTCATTACTTTGGCCACGCGAATACATCACTTCTGGTTTATTTTCATCTGCCTCACAATGTATTGAATCCAAATCATCTTGATCTCAACGCCAGataaaaaaggtgacaaaatatGTCATTCTTCTAATTTTAATAGAAATGGCCGATGCTTAGCTCATTAGCTATTACAGATGTCATCcaatttaatatatttgcaAGAGACTGAAACCTTACAGTTATCTATAGCTGCTaacaataaaacagtaacaTAGCAGACACTGTGACTTGGTGAGTCATCGTGTTTCTTTTTGGTTTACGTATTTCAAATGTAATCCACTAATCCAGTGaaatacaaaagcaaaacactAGATGGTGCAAGCCTCCCTTATGTACACTCCTCAAttcattttcagtctttgtgagtcttatttgcctctttttgtcGAGGCTCATTACATCTAAACTGTCAAACTGTATTTCACCAAGCTTGAACTTTGCAATATCTCTGCACAAAATGGATGTAAGCTGACCAATTTTTCTAATGCTCTACATGGATTTTAATGTAAGTGATTGTAAAATAAGAGTGCAGTGTGACTGCTCCCACCAGAGACCGGACATATCAAGTACATaagctgaaaaattaaaagaaaataaaaagacagtcCTATGCAGGGAAACTAAAGCAGAGCAGTAATTAACAATATAGAAAGACAGGAGATAGAATGGGTTTATTAAAAAGTGTagatatttatacatttatggaaaaactgtatttcgtattatcataattacatatttaaaattacattacagaataattattaatttttaagcactttttacctgttttttgtttttcattttcgttttgttttgttgtttttcaagtaattttctggtatttatttaactaatttcttgccaacttTTGggcaatattttttctttcattgctcattgtctcCTTCGCATACTTTTGATAGAAATCAGGCCAaattgcttaggtttcaaagagttaaacttCTAtctattacattatatttttatatcaacataTATTTGCTGAAGtgctgtaaaatacaaaaacaaatagctACTGTTGTTGGAGACACTCTCAGAGATAGACAGAGGAGGTCACTGTTGTACCTGCTCTTTAagacaatgacaataaagtttgtTCAGAACAGAGCTGCAGATGGTTTGGTATTTTTCccagaaataattatttaaaaaaaaaaaaagcctgcagtCACAGCAATTCACTATATTGGAAAtccctgattttattttgtacataaGATTATTGTCTAAGGATGAATGAATATAATTGTATCAacttaatgaaaacacacaattgtcttTTGTAACACCCTTAATGGGTCATTAAAGAGTTCACCTTTTTTGATGAGGTTATGTAGTTGATCCTATATCTTTTGCTAAGCCTCTTAATAGAGTTCAGCACTTCTTCTGTCTTTAAAGAGTATATTATAGGATTGAGCAAACTGGTATGGTGTGTGTCAAAGAGGAGTTTATGATCCTCGCATTGGGATGGATGGAGGAGGCCAGTGAAGCTACGTTGGTACCCACAAGTGGTAGATAGAAAAGAGCCACAAGAATCAGATGAGAAGTGCACGTTTTAAATGCTTTGAGTCGTTCCTCTCCTGATGCAATCCTGCTCAGTGCTATGGAAATGCAAACATATGTCAATGCTATTAAAACAAGAGGAATACAGATGATAATAGTGATAGCGGTAACTGAGAGTATGAGGTTTAAAGATGTGTCATTACAGGCCAGATGATATACTGGTCCATGATCACAGAAAAAGCTCTTTACGATCAAAGATCCACAGAAGGAGAGACGATCAATAAGCTTAacaatgaataacaaaaaactaaaataaaaaggcCCACGCAAACAGCAGCATTGCAGCAATAGCTGATTTAGTCACAATACTATGATACCTTAGAGGAAAGCAAATTGCCATAAATCTGTCAAATGCCATCGTGACAAGCGTCCATGACTGCAAACTtgcaaagaataaaacaaagaacataTAACTTAAGCATGCCTCATAAACAATGTATCTCctgtcaaacaaaaatgtgtccaAGAGTTTTGGGATAAGAGCCGTGCTCCCACACAAATCTGTCAAAGCCAGGTTAAACACAATCATGTATTTAGGAGTATGAAGAGTCTTGACCACGTAAATAAGTGAGAGAAGGAGGCTATTC
This genomic window from Plectropomus leopardus isolate mb chromosome 13, YSFRI_Pleo_2.0, whole genome shotgun sequence contains:
- the LOC121952957 gene encoding olfactory receptor 24-like translates to MSFLRTVLNDSVIIHPPGFYIVGFQIYPFISIYFIFLAFVYAVTVMFNSLVIYVIAFNHSLHTPKFLAVVNLAVIDVVLSSCIIPSMIKIFLVKDNFIPFNLCLGQMFFYYAFVTLESLALAILAYDRLIAICFPLRQNLINTPRSMSCIVGVTWSFALGITIFSTSIMTRLSFCNSVIVFSYFCDYAPTFRLACNDNTMQWATASFFTVLVLVGPFAFILMSYFSILVTVLRMKSLDSRVKALATCVEHIILVAVFYIPLITIFTIGFYLRVIEANQRVLSLSLASCIPPCVNPIVYSLKTKEIKIRALTLVRKNTFCKQQTDPLKVNKTQQ
- the LOC121952759 gene encoding LOW QUALITY PROTEIN: olfactory receptor 1-like (The sequence of the model RefSeq protein was modified relative to this genomic sequence to represent the inferred CDS: inserted 1 base in 1 codon; deleted 1 base in 1 codon) → MTAEEERAATIFNSTFVRPAKFYISGFNNIPHVKYFYVFMCFVYIMTVLGNSLLLSLIYVVKTLHTPKYMIVFNLALTDLCGSTALIPKLLDTFLFDRRYIVYEACLSYMFFVLFFASLQSWTLVTMAFDRFMAICFPLRYHSIVTKSAIAAMLLFAWAFYFSFLLFIVKLIDRLSFCGSLIVKSFFCDHGPVYHLACNDTSLNLILSVTAITIIICIPLVLIALTYVCISIALSRIASGEERLKAFKTCTSHLILVALFYLPLVGTNVASLASSIHPNARIINSSLTHTIPXLLNPIIYSLKTEEVLNSIKRLSKRYRINYITSSKKVNSLMTH